The nucleotide window GCACGGGATCGACATGCCCGAGGTGAGCGGTTGGGAGTGGGGTCAGCGCGGGAAGGTGCCCCGCGGTTCGAGCGATACCGCCGCGGACAACGCCTGAGCCGCGGGTGCGGCCGGCATCGCGAGATGCCGGCCGCTACCCGTTGTCGGCTAATTTCCGGCGTAAAATGCCGCGAGGGCGAGCGTGCCGAGGCCGTAGAAGGTGTACTCCACGTCGGTGTGCTCGTCCCACAGTCCGCCGCGGAACCCGCCGATCGGCCGCTCGCACTCCTCCGCGTACCGCTGCACGGCCTCCCAGTCCAGCTTGTCCGCGTGCCCCAGTTGGTCCAGCGTCCACCCGCCGGTGAAGGTCGAGAGCAGGTCCGCCGCCGGGATGCGGTCGTTCGCCCGCAACCCGCCCTCGAACGGCGACGGCAGCGCAGACAGGAAGGTCGCGGTCTCGGCCTTCGCGCTGTCGTCCAGTTCGCCCAAGATCTGAAGCACCCCGACGCCCGCGGCGGTCGGGTTGGTGCCGCTCCGCTTCATCGCGGAGATTTCCACATACCCGCCGTCGGACCGGCGCCGCGACTGTACGAACGCCGCCAGCCTCTCCGGCTCGGGGCACGGGCGCCCGAGCAGTTGCAGGCACAGCGTCACCAGGAAGCTCGTGTAGGTGCTCCCGTACAGCGCCGCCGGCGTCTTCCCGTACCCGCCGTCCGGGCTGCGGAACGTTTCCAGCGTCGCGGCCACGCGGTCGCGCCAGTCGGGCGGGGCGTCGGCCAGCACGTCCGGCCCGCCGCCGAGCGGCACCAGGTAGCAGCTCACCACGAGCGAGAAGAAATCGACCACCCCCGCGGTGCCGGTCATCTTGGTGCGCAGGAAGTTGGCGGTGCTGCCGCACACCTGCGGGTTGAGGGCCTGAAGAACCGCCAGCGAGCGCAGCGCGAAACCGGTGTAGTACAGGTCGGACCCGCCCTCGCGCCCGGAAAACCCGCCGTCCGGGTTTTGCGCGTCGAGCAGGTATTGAACGTTCCGCGCGCGCTGCTCCTCGGGCAACCGCTCGATGCCATCGAGCAGTCGCGTCGTGAGTCGGGTGAGGTACGGTTCGGGTTCGTCGGGCATTAGTGGCGTCTCAAGTCGTGGGGTCACAAGTCGTAAAGTCGCCGGCCCTGTTCGATGGACGTTACAACTTGCGGCCTCACGACTTGAGATCTGGTTCCGCGTTACGCTTCCATTTTCGCCCGCACGTCCGGCGGGATCTCCAGCGACTCGATCTGGTCGGGGCCGGCCGCGCGGCAGAACACCGCGGTCATCCGCCCCACGGCGATCGGCTCGCCGCGCTGGTTCGTGAAGTCGAACCGGTACGCCACGGACTTCTTGCCGAGTTTCTCCAGCGCCACCGCGATCGTGAGCACGTCGGCGAACTTCGCGGGTTTGGCGTAGTCGCAGCTCGCGGACACCCGCGGGAACCCCCACTTCACGCCGCCCTCCAGCCAGCTCACCGAGAGCCCCCGGGCGTTGAGGAAGTCGGTTTCGGCAACCTCCATGAAGCGGAAGAAGTTCGAGAAGTGCATGATGCCGGCCATGTCGGTGTCACCGAACTCGACCCGGCGCGTGGT belongs to Gemmata obscuriglobus and includes:
- a CDS encoding prenyltransferase/squalene oxidase repeat-containing protein; translated protein: MPDEPEPYLTRLTTRLLDGIERLPEEQRARNVQYLLDAQNPDGGFSGREGGSDLYYTGFALRSLAVLQALNPQVCGSTANFLRTKMTGTAGVVDFFSLVVSCYLVPLGGGPDVLADAPPDWRDRVAATLETFRSPDGGYGKTPAALYGSTYTSFLVTLCLQLLGRPCPEPERLAAFVQSRRRSDGGYVEISAMKRSGTNPTAAGVGVLQILGELDDSAKAETATFLSALPSPFEGGLRANDRIPAADLLSTFTGGWTLDQLGHADKLDWEAVQRYAEECERPIGGFRGGLWDEHTDVEYTFYGLGTLALAAFYAGN
- a CDS encoding acyl-CoA thioesterase, with the translated sequence MTTFTTTRRVEFGDTDMAGIMHFSNFFRFMEVAETDFLNARGLSVSWLEGGVKWGFPRVSASCDYAKPAKFADVLTIAVALEKLGKKSVAYRFDFTNQRGEPIAVGRMTAVFCRAAGPDQIESLEIPPDVRAKMEA